The following are encoded together in the Thunnus thynnus chromosome 15, fThuThy2.1, whole genome shotgun sequence genome:
- the LOC137198471 gene encoding sodium/hydrogen exchanger 3-like isoform X4, translated as MPNKLFFSNMGAILVYAVIGTCWNAASVGLSLWGCAKGGAMGDLDIGLLQYLLFGSLIAAVDPVAVIAVFEEVHVNEVLFIMVFGESLLNDGVTVVLFNVFDAFVSLGGPQIDAVEIIKGIISFFVVAFGGSLLGLVFGILLSLLTRCTKNIQIIEPGFIFVLGYLSYLTAEMLSLSAILAIVFCGMSCQKYINANMDEKSVTTVRYAMKVFANGSETIIFVFLGISAIDKAIWVWNTGFILLTLLFIFVYRIIGVFFLTWILNKFRLVPLEFIDQVIMSYGGLRGAVAYGLAVMLDDHKIKEKNLMVCTTLIVVYFTVILQGVTMKPLVTWLKVKRASKTELTLIEKVQSKCFDHMLVAIEDISGQIGHNYMRDKWNNFEEKWMTGILMKPSARKNRDYVFKVFHKLNLKDAMSYVAEGERRGSLEFVRNETAFIDFKKKFGEDISEVMPDITYDTSDDYGGTSVMRRDPVPSVSLEMHEQTMNGMRETEDINTHHLLQQHLYRGRKQHRHRYSRSHFDVNKDENEVQEIFQRTMRNRLESFKSAKMGVAPPKTISKHPKKDQQQKMPNGKSMDKSKSYLSGDEDFEFSEGDTASGYDSAGGSFPMRVTYRAGAGIENPAFMLDQDPMAPMQIPPWLAEAELDSSTVAPSQRAQVRLPWTPSNLRRLAPLRTSTHSTDSFMLADTPATQQRGDNDQLPPPPPPPSHKDGDHM; from the exons ATGCCAAACAAGCTCTTCTTCAGCAACATGGGGGCCATCCTGGTCTATGCCGTCATCGGGACCTGCTGGAATGCCGCCAGCGTGGGGCTCTCGCTTTGGGGGTGCGCCAAAGGAGGAGCCATGG GTGACCTGGACATCGGTCTGCTGCAGTATCTTCTCTTTGGCAGTCTAATTGCCGCTGTGGACCCCGTAGCTGTCATCGCTGTGTTTGAAGAGGTCCATGTCAACGAGGTCCTCTTCATCATGGTGTTTGGAGAGTCGCTGCTTAACGACGGCGTGACAGTG GTGCTCTTCAATGTGTTTGATGCATTTGTGTCTCTAGGAGGACCCCAAATTGATGCTGTGGAGATAATCAAAGGAATAA TTTCCTTCTTTGTAGTGGCGTTTGGCGGTTCCCTCCTCGGTTTGGTGTTCGGGATACTTCTCTCTCTTCTGACCAGATGCACTAAGAACATCCAGATCATTGAGCCAGGCTTCATCTTTGTCTTGGGATACCTCTCCTACCTGACTGCGGAgatgctctctctgtctgccatCCTTGC GATTGTCTTCTGTGGCATGTCCTGCCAGAAGTACATCAATGCAAACATGGACGAGAAGTCAGTCACCACCGTCAGATATGCCATGAAGGTTTTCGCTAATGGATCAGAAACCATCATCTTTGTGTTCCTCGGCATCTCGGCCATTGACAAAGCAATATGGGTTTGGAACACGGGCTTCATCCTCCTCACGCTCCTCTTCATCTTTGTATACAGGATCATCG GTGTCTTTTTCCTCACCTGGATTCTCAACAAGTTCAGACTGGTCCCCTTGGAGTTCATAGATCAGGTTATTATGAGCTACGGTGGCCTGCGAGGGGCGGTTGCGTATGGCCTGGCAGTGATGCTGGATGACCACAAGATAAAGGAGAAGAATCTAATGGTCTGCACTACTCTGATTGTGGTGTACTTCACTGTCATCCTTCAG GGAGTAACAATGAAGCCTCTTGTCACCTGGCTCAAAGTAAAGAGAGCTTCAAAGACTGAGCTCACACTCATAGAGAAAGTGCAgagtaag TGCTTTGATCACATGCTTGTTGCAATAGAAGACATATCTGGACAAATAGGACACAACTACATGAGAGACAA GTGGAATAACTTTGAGGAGAAATGGATGACAGGGATTTTGATGAAGCCATCTGCGAGGAAGAACCGCGACTACGTCTTCAAAGTCTTCCATAAGCTGAACCTCAAGGATGCCATGAGTTACGTGGCTGAG GGTGAACGCAGAGGCTCTCTGGAGTTTGTCCGGAATGAAACGGCGTTCATTGACTTCAAGAAAAAGTTTGGTGAGGATATCTCAGAGGTCATGCCTGACATCACGTACGACACGTCAGATGATTATGGTGGAACGTCTGTTATGAG GAGAGACCCTGTACCATCGGTGAGCTTGGAAATGCACGAGCAGACCATGAATGGTATGAGGGAAACTGAGGACATTAACACTCACCAcctgctgcagcagcatctGTACAGGGGCAGGAAACAG CACCGACATAGGTACAGCCGGAGCCACTTTGATGTcaacaaagatgaaaatgaggTGCAGGAGATCTTCCAGAGGACCATGAGGAATCGATTGGAGTCCTTCAAGTCCGCAAAGATGGGTGTCGCTCCACCAAAGACGATAAGCAAGCACCCAAAGAAAGACCAACAGCAAAAG ATGCCAAATGGAAAATCAATGGATAAAAGTAAAAGCTACCTTTCTGGTGATGAAG ATTTTGAGTTCTCAGAGGGGGACACCGCCTCCGGCTATGACTCAGCAGGTGGTTCATTCCCCATGAGGGTCACCTACAGAGCAGGAG CTGGAATCGAGAATCCAGCCTTCATGCTGGACCAGGACCCCATGGCACCGATGCAGATCCCGCCATGGCTTGCAGAGGCCGAGCTCGACAGCAGCACAGTGGCTCCTTCGCAGAGAGCTCAGGTGAGGCTGCCGTGGACGCCCAGCAACCTGCGCCGCCTGGCTCCGCTTCGCACCAGCACTCACTCCACGGACTCCTTCATGCTGGCCGACACACCCGCCACACAGCAGAGGGGCGACAACGACCagctgccgccgccgccaccgccacCTTCTCACAAAGATGGTGACCACATGTAG
- the LOC137198471 gene encoding sodium/hydrogen exchanger 3-like isoform X3 translates to MRRCGHVHLWLLGSVLLICLITGVTGVQGDEALKHPDSSTNQSERSHGSGSTGIPIVTFKWHHVDTEYLVALWVLVAGLAKLVIEANHHVTSVIPESALLICFGFILGGIIWGADKVQTFKLTPTVFFFYLLPQIILDAGYFMPNKLFFSNMGAILVYAVIGTCWNAASVGLSLWGCAKGGAMGDLDIGLLQYLLFGSLIAAVDPVAVIAVFEEVHVNEVLFIMVFGESLLNDGVTVVLFNVFDAFVSLGGPQIDAVEIIKGIISFFVVAFGGSLLGLVFGILLSLLTRCTKNIQIIEPGFIFVLGYLSYLTAEMLSLSAILAIVFCGMSCQKYINANMDEKSVTTVRYAMKVFANGSETIIFVFLGISAIDKAIWVWNTGFILLTLLFIFVYRIIGVFFLTWILNKFRLVPLEFIDQVIMSYGGLRGAVAYGLAVMLDDHKIKEKNLMVCTTLIVVYFTVILQGVTMKPLVTWLKVKRASKTELTLIEKVQSKCFDHMLVAIEDISGQIGHNYMRDKWNNFEEKWMTGILMKPSARKNRDYVFKVFHKLNLKDAMSYVAEGERRGSLEFVRNETAFIDFKKKFGEDISEVMPDITYDTSDDYGGTSVMRRDPVPSVSLEMHEQTMNGMRETEDINTHHLLQQHLYRGRKQHRHRYSRSHFDVNKDENEVQEIFQRTMRNRLESFKSAKMGVAPPKTISKHPKKDQQQKMPNGKSMDKSKSYLSGDEDFEFSEGDTASGYDSAGGSFPMRVTYRAGAGIENPAFMLDQDPMAPMQIPPWLAEAELDSSTVAPSQRAQVRLPWTPSNLRRLAPLRTSTHSTDSFMLADTPATQQRGDNDQLPPPPPPPSHKDGDHM, encoded by the exons ATGCGACGCTGTGGACATGTACACCTCTGGCTGCTGGGGTCGGTGTTGCTGATTTGCCTCATCACAGGGGTCACAGGGGTTCAGGGGGACGAGGCGCTAAAGCATCCAGATTCTAGTACCAACCAGAGCGAACGCAGCCATGGCTCCGGCTCCACAGGGATACCCATCGTGACATTTAAGTGGCACCATGTGGATACCGAATATctggttgcattatgggtattGGTGGCTGGCTTGGCTAAATTGG TCATTGAGGCCAACCACCATGTGACCAGCGTGATCCCGGAGAGCGCCTTGCTCATCTGCTTCGGCTTCATCCTGGGCGGCATAATTTGGGGTGCAGACAAGGTGCAGACCTTCAAACTGACGCCGACCGTGTTCTTCTTCTACCTGCTGCCCCAAATCATCCTGGACGCGGGCTACTTCATGCCAAACAAGCTCTTCTTCAGCAACATGGGGGCCATCCTGGTCTATGCCGTCATCGGGACCTGCTGGAATGCCGCCAGCGTGGGGCTCTCGCTTTGGGGGTGCGCCAAAGGAGGAGCCATGG GTGACCTGGACATCGGTCTGCTGCAGTATCTTCTCTTTGGCAGTCTAATTGCCGCTGTGGACCCCGTAGCTGTCATCGCTGTGTTTGAAGAGGTCCATGTCAACGAGGTCCTCTTCATCATGGTGTTTGGAGAGTCGCTGCTTAACGACGGCGTGACAGTG GTGCTCTTCAATGTGTTTGATGCATTTGTGTCTCTAGGAGGACCCCAAATTGATGCTGTGGAGATAATCAAAGGAATAA TTTCCTTCTTTGTAGTGGCGTTTGGCGGTTCCCTCCTCGGTTTGGTGTTCGGGATACTTCTCTCTCTTCTGACCAGATGCACTAAGAACATCCAGATCATTGAGCCAGGCTTCATCTTTGTCTTGGGATACCTCTCCTACCTGACTGCGGAgatgctctctctgtctgccatCCTTGC GATTGTCTTCTGTGGCATGTCCTGCCAGAAGTACATCAATGCAAACATGGACGAGAAGTCAGTCACCACCGTCAGATATGCCATGAAGGTTTTCGCTAATGGATCAGAAACCATCATCTTTGTGTTCCTCGGCATCTCGGCCATTGACAAAGCAATATGGGTTTGGAACACGGGCTTCATCCTCCTCACGCTCCTCTTCATCTTTGTATACAGGATCATCG GTGTCTTTTTCCTCACCTGGATTCTCAACAAGTTCAGACTGGTCCCCTTGGAGTTCATAGATCAGGTTATTATGAGCTACGGTGGCCTGCGAGGGGCGGTTGCGTATGGCCTGGCAGTGATGCTGGATGACCACAAGATAAAGGAGAAGAATCTAATGGTCTGCACTACTCTGATTGTGGTGTACTTCACTGTCATCCTTCAG GGAGTAACAATGAAGCCTCTTGTCACCTGGCTCAAAGTAAAGAGAGCTTCAAAGACTGAGCTCACACTCATAGAGAAAGTGCAgagtaag TGCTTTGATCACATGCTTGTTGCAATAGAAGACATATCTGGACAAATAGGACACAACTACATGAGAGACAA GTGGAATAACTTTGAGGAGAAATGGATGACAGGGATTTTGATGAAGCCATCTGCGAGGAAGAACCGCGACTACGTCTTCAAAGTCTTCCATAAGCTGAACCTCAAGGATGCCATGAGTTACGTGGCTGAG GGTGAACGCAGAGGCTCTCTGGAGTTTGTCCGGAATGAAACGGCGTTCATTGACTTCAAGAAAAAGTTTGGTGAGGATATCTCAGAGGTCATGCCTGACATCACGTACGACACGTCAGATGATTATGGTGGAACGTCTGTTATGAG GAGAGACCCTGTACCATCGGTGAGCTTGGAAATGCACGAGCAGACCATGAATGGTATGAGGGAAACTGAGGACATTAACACTCACCAcctgctgcagcagcatctGTACAGGGGCAGGAAACAG CACCGACATAGGTACAGCCGGAGCCACTTTGATGTcaacaaagatgaaaatgaggTGCAGGAGATCTTCCAGAGGACCATGAGGAATCGATTGGAGTCCTTCAAGTCCGCAAAGATGGGTGTCGCTCCACCAAAGACGATAAGCAAGCACCCAAAGAAAGACCAACAGCAAAAG ATGCCAAATGGAAAATCAATGGATAAAAGTAAAAGCTACCTTTCTGGTGATGAAG ATTTTGAGTTCTCAGAGGGGGACACCGCCTCCGGCTATGACTCAGCAGGTGGTTCATTCCCCATGAGGGTCACCTACAGAGCAGGAG CTGGAATCGAGAATCCAGCCTTCATGCTGGACCAGGACCCCATGGCACCGATGCAGATCCCGCCATGGCTTGCAGAGGCCGAGCTCGACAGCAGCACAGTGGCTCCTTCGCAGAGAGCTCAGGTGAGGCTGCCGTGGACGCCCAGCAACCTGCGCCGCCTGGCTCCGCTTCGCACCAGCACTCACTCCACGGACTCCTTCATGCTGGCCGACACACCCGCCACACAGCAGAGGGGCGACAACGACCagctgccgccgccgccaccgccacCTTCTCACAAAGATGGTGACCACATGTAG
- the LOC137198471 gene encoding sodium/hydrogen exchanger 3-like isoform X1 — protein sequence MAAMWRFALFLSVLLMVSRGSSLAVEANSRSSDHGHPATPSSDTSHGDGHGSVHNSSGSHDSSGGHDSSHGDSGHDGHGGGPITTLPIVSWKWHHVTTPYLVAVWILVCWLCKLIIEANHHVTSVIPESALLICFGFILGGIIWGADKVQTFKLTPTVFFFYLLPQIILDAGYFMPNKLFFSNMGAILVYAVIGTCWNAASVGLSLWGCAKGGAMGDLDIGLLQYLLFGSLIAAVDPVAVIAVFEEVHVNEVLFIMVFGESLLNDGVTVVLFNVFDAFVSLGGPQIDAVEIIKGIISFFVVAFGGSLLGLVFGILLSLLTRCTKNIQIIEPGFIFVLGYLSYLTAEMLSLSAILAIVFCGMSCQKYINANMDEKSVTTVRYAMKVFANGSETIIFVFLGISAIDKAIWVWNTGFILLTLLFIFVYRIIGVFFLTWILNKFRLVPLEFIDQVIMSYGGLRGAVAYGLAVMLDDHKIKEKNLMVCTTLIVVYFTVILQGVTMKPLVTWLKVKRASKTELTLIEKVQSKCFDHMLVAIEDISGQIGHNYMRDKWNNFEEKWMTGILMKPSARKNRDYVFKVFHKLNLKDAMSYVAEGERRGSLEFVRNETAFIDFKKKFGEDISEVMPDITYDTSDDYGGTSVMRRDPVPSVSLEMHEQTMNGMRETEDINTHHLLQQHLYRGRKQHRHRYSRSHFDVNKDENEVQEIFQRTMRNRLESFKSAKMGVAPPKTISKHPKKDQQQKMPNGKSMDKSKSYLSGDEDFEFSEGDTASGYDSAGGSFPMRVTYRAGAGIENPAFMLDQDPMAPMQIPPWLAEAELDSSTVAPSQRAQVRLPWTPSNLRRLAPLRTSTHSTDSFMLADTPATQQRGDNDQLPPPPPPPSHKDGDHM from the exons ATGGCAGCTATGTGGCGATTTGCACTTTTTCTTAGCGTGTTGCTGATGGTGTCCAGAGGGTCAAGCCTGGCTGTCGAGGCCAACTCCAGAAGCTCAGACCATGGCCATCCAGCCACCCCAAGCTCAGACACAAGCCACGGGGACGGGCATGGTTCGGTCCATAACTCGAGTGGAAGCCATGATTCGAGCGGAGGCCATGATTCGAGCCATGGAGACAGTGGCCATGACGGCCACGGAGGAGGGCCCATCACCACCTTACCTATTGTGAGCTGGAAGTGGCACCATGTCACCACCCCATACCTGGTGGCTGTTTGGATCCTGGTCTGCTGGCTGTGCAAACTCA TCATTGAGGCCAACCACCATGTGACCAGCGTGATCCCGGAGAGCGCCTTGCTCATCTGCTTCGGCTTCATCCTGGGCGGCATAATTTGGGGTGCAGACAAGGTGCAGACCTTCAAACTGACGCCGACCGTGTTCTTCTTCTACCTGCTGCCCCAAATCATCCTGGACGCGGGCTACTTCATGCCAAACAAGCTCTTCTTCAGCAACATGGGGGCCATCCTGGTCTATGCCGTCATCGGGACCTGCTGGAATGCCGCCAGCGTGGGGCTCTCGCTTTGGGGGTGCGCCAAAGGAGGAGCCATGG GTGACCTGGACATCGGTCTGCTGCAGTATCTTCTCTTTGGCAGTCTAATTGCCGCTGTGGACCCCGTAGCTGTCATCGCTGTGTTTGAAGAGGTCCATGTCAACGAGGTCCTCTTCATCATGGTGTTTGGAGAGTCGCTGCTTAACGACGGCGTGACAGTG GTGCTCTTCAATGTGTTTGATGCATTTGTGTCTCTAGGAGGACCCCAAATTGATGCTGTGGAGATAATCAAAGGAATAA TTTCCTTCTTTGTAGTGGCGTTTGGCGGTTCCCTCCTCGGTTTGGTGTTCGGGATACTTCTCTCTCTTCTGACCAGATGCACTAAGAACATCCAGATCATTGAGCCAGGCTTCATCTTTGTCTTGGGATACCTCTCCTACCTGACTGCGGAgatgctctctctgtctgccatCCTTGC GATTGTCTTCTGTGGCATGTCCTGCCAGAAGTACATCAATGCAAACATGGACGAGAAGTCAGTCACCACCGTCAGATATGCCATGAAGGTTTTCGCTAATGGATCAGAAACCATCATCTTTGTGTTCCTCGGCATCTCGGCCATTGACAAAGCAATATGGGTTTGGAACACGGGCTTCATCCTCCTCACGCTCCTCTTCATCTTTGTATACAGGATCATCG GTGTCTTTTTCCTCACCTGGATTCTCAACAAGTTCAGACTGGTCCCCTTGGAGTTCATAGATCAGGTTATTATGAGCTACGGTGGCCTGCGAGGGGCGGTTGCGTATGGCCTGGCAGTGATGCTGGATGACCACAAGATAAAGGAGAAGAATCTAATGGTCTGCACTACTCTGATTGTGGTGTACTTCACTGTCATCCTTCAG GGAGTAACAATGAAGCCTCTTGTCACCTGGCTCAAAGTAAAGAGAGCTTCAAAGACTGAGCTCACACTCATAGAGAAAGTGCAgagtaag TGCTTTGATCACATGCTTGTTGCAATAGAAGACATATCTGGACAAATAGGACACAACTACATGAGAGACAA GTGGAATAACTTTGAGGAGAAATGGATGACAGGGATTTTGATGAAGCCATCTGCGAGGAAGAACCGCGACTACGTCTTCAAAGTCTTCCATAAGCTGAACCTCAAGGATGCCATGAGTTACGTGGCTGAG GGTGAACGCAGAGGCTCTCTGGAGTTTGTCCGGAATGAAACGGCGTTCATTGACTTCAAGAAAAAGTTTGGTGAGGATATCTCAGAGGTCATGCCTGACATCACGTACGACACGTCAGATGATTATGGTGGAACGTCTGTTATGAG GAGAGACCCTGTACCATCGGTGAGCTTGGAAATGCACGAGCAGACCATGAATGGTATGAGGGAAACTGAGGACATTAACACTCACCAcctgctgcagcagcatctGTACAGGGGCAGGAAACAG CACCGACATAGGTACAGCCGGAGCCACTTTGATGTcaacaaagatgaaaatgaggTGCAGGAGATCTTCCAGAGGACCATGAGGAATCGATTGGAGTCCTTCAAGTCCGCAAAGATGGGTGTCGCTCCACCAAAGACGATAAGCAAGCACCCAAAGAAAGACCAACAGCAAAAG ATGCCAAATGGAAAATCAATGGATAAAAGTAAAAGCTACCTTTCTGGTGATGAAG ATTTTGAGTTCTCAGAGGGGGACACCGCCTCCGGCTATGACTCAGCAGGTGGTTCATTCCCCATGAGGGTCACCTACAGAGCAGGAG CTGGAATCGAGAATCCAGCCTTCATGCTGGACCAGGACCCCATGGCACCGATGCAGATCCCGCCATGGCTTGCAGAGGCCGAGCTCGACAGCAGCACAGTGGCTCCTTCGCAGAGAGCTCAGGTGAGGCTGCCGTGGACGCCCAGCAACCTGCGCCGCCTGGCTCCGCTTCGCACCAGCACTCACTCCACGGACTCCTTCATGCTGGCCGACACACCCGCCACACAGCAGAGGGGCGACAACGACCagctgccgccgccgccaccgccacCTTCTCACAAAGATGGTGACCACATGTAG
- the LOC137198471 gene encoding sodium/hydrogen exchanger 3-like isoform X2 has product MVSRGSSLAVEANSRSSDHGHPATPSSDTSHGDGHGSVHNSSGSHDSSGGHDSSHGDSGHDGHGGGPITTLPIVSWKWHHVTTPYLVAVWILVCWLCKLIIEANHHVTSVIPESALLICFGFILGGIIWGADKVQTFKLTPTVFFFYLLPQIILDAGYFMPNKLFFSNMGAILVYAVIGTCWNAASVGLSLWGCAKGGAMGDLDIGLLQYLLFGSLIAAVDPVAVIAVFEEVHVNEVLFIMVFGESLLNDGVTVVLFNVFDAFVSLGGPQIDAVEIIKGIISFFVVAFGGSLLGLVFGILLSLLTRCTKNIQIIEPGFIFVLGYLSYLTAEMLSLSAILAIVFCGMSCQKYINANMDEKSVTTVRYAMKVFANGSETIIFVFLGISAIDKAIWVWNTGFILLTLLFIFVYRIIGVFFLTWILNKFRLVPLEFIDQVIMSYGGLRGAVAYGLAVMLDDHKIKEKNLMVCTTLIVVYFTVILQGVTMKPLVTWLKVKRASKTELTLIEKVQSKCFDHMLVAIEDISGQIGHNYMRDKWNNFEEKWMTGILMKPSARKNRDYVFKVFHKLNLKDAMSYVAEGERRGSLEFVRNETAFIDFKKKFGEDISEVMPDITYDTSDDYGGTSVMRRDPVPSVSLEMHEQTMNGMRETEDINTHHLLQQHLYRGRKQHRHRYSRSHFDVNKDENEVQEIFQRTMRNRLESFKSAKMGVAPPKTISKHPKKDQQQKMPNGKSMDKSKSYLSGDEDFEFSEGDTASGYDSAGGSFPMRVTYRAGAGIENPAFMLDQDPMAPMQIPPWLAEAELDSSTVAPSQRAQVRLPWTPSNLRRLAPLRTSTHSTDSFMLADTPATQQRGDNDQLPPPPPPPSHKDGDHM; this is encoded by the exons ATGGTGTCCAGAGGGTCAAGCCTGGCTGTCGAGGCCAACTCCAGAAGCTCAGACCATGGCCATCCAGCCACCCCAAGCTCAGACACAAGCCACGGGGACGGGCATGGTTCGGTCCATAACTCGAGTGGAAGCCATGATTCGAGCGGAGGCCATGATTCGAGCCATGGAGACAGTGGCCATGACGGCCACGGAGGAGGGCCCATCACCACCTTACCTATTGTGAGCTGGAAGTGGCACCATGTCACCACCCCATACCTGGTGGCTGTTTGGATCCTGGTCTGCTGGCTGTGCAAACTCA TCATTGAGGCCAACCACCATGTGACCAGCGTGATCCCGGAGAGCGCCTTGCTCATCTGCTTCGGCTTCATCCTGGGCGGCATAATTTGGGGTGCAGACAAGGTGCAGACCTTCAAACTGACGCCGACCGTGTTCTTCTTCTACCTGCTGCCCCAAATCATCCTGGACGCGGGCTACTTCATGCCAAACAAGCTCTTCTTCAGCAACATGGGGGCCATCCTGGTCTATGCCGTCATCGGGACCTGCTGGAATGCCGCCAGCGTGGGGCTCTCGCTTTGGGGGTGCGCCAAAGGAGGAGCCATGG GTGACCTGGACATCGGTCTGCTGCAGTATCTTCTCTTTGGCAGTCTAATTGCCGCTGTGGACCCCGTAGCTGTCATCGCTGTGTTTGAAGAGGTCCATGTCAACGAGGTCCTCTTCATCATGGTGTTTGGAGAGTCGCTGCTTAACGACGGCGTGACAGTG GTGCTCTTCAATGTGTTTGATGCATTTGTGTCTCTAGGAGGACCCCAAATTGATGCTGTGGAGATAATCAAAGGAATAA TTTCCTTCTTTGTAGTGGCGTTTGGCGGTTCCCTCCTCGGTTTGGTGTTCGGGATACTTCTCTCTCTTCTGACCAGATGCACTAAGAACATCCAGATCATTGAGCCAGGCTTCATCTTTGTCTTGGGATACCTCTCCTACCTGACTGCGGAgatgctctctctgtctgccatCCTTGC GATTGTCTTCTGTGGCATGTCCTGCCAGAAGTACATCAATGCAAACATGGACGAGAAGTCAGTCACCACCGTCAGATATGCCATGAAGGTTTTCGCTAATGGATCAGAAACCATCATCTTTGTGTTCCTCGGCATCTCGGCCATTGACAAAGCAATATGGGTTTGGAACACGGGCTTCATCCTCCTCACGCTCCTCTTCATCTTTGTATACAGGATCATCG GTGTCTTTTTCCTCACCTGGATTCTCAACAAGTTCAGACTGGTCCCCTTGGAGTTCATAGATCAGGTTATTATGAGCTACGGTGGCCTGCGAGGGGCGGTTGCGTATGGCCTGGCAGTGATGCTGGATGACCACAAGATAAAGGAGAAGAATCTAATGGTCTGCACTACTCTGATTGTGGTGTACTTCACTGTCATCCTTCAG GGAGTAACAATGAAGCCTCTTGTCACCTGGCTCAAAGTAAAGAGAGCTTCAAAGACTGAGCTCACACTCATAGAGAAAGTGCAgagtaag TGCTTTGATCACATGCTTGTTGCAATAGAAGACATATCTGGACAAATAGGACACAACTACATGAGAGACAA GTGGAATAACTTTGAGGAGAAATGGATGACAGGGATTTTGATGAAGCCATCTGCGAGGAAGAACCGCGACTACGTCTTCAAAGTCTTCCATAAGCTGAACCTCAAGGATGCCATGAGTTACGTGGCTGAG GGTGAACGCAGAGGCTCTCTGGAGTTTGTCCGGAATGAAACGGCGTTCATTGACTTCAAGAAAAAGTTTGGTGAGGATATCTCAGAGGTCATGCCTGACATCACGTACGACACGTCAGATGATTATGGTGGAACGTCTGTTATGAG GAGAGACCCTGTACCATCGGTGAGCTTGGAAATGCACGAGCAGACCATGAATGGTATGAGGGAAACTGAGGACATTAACACTCACCAcctgctgcagcagcatctGTACAGGGGCAGGAAACAG CACCGACATAGGTACAGCCGGAGCCACTTTGATGTcaacaaagatgaaaatgaggTGCAGGAGATCTTCCAGAGGACCATGAGGAATCGATTGGAGTCCTTCAAGTCCGCAAAGATGGGTGTCGCTCCACCAAAGACGATAAGCAAGCACCCAAAGAAAGACCAACAGCAAAAG ATGCCAAATGGAAAATCAATGGATAAAAGTAAAAGCTACCTTTCTGGTGATGAAG ATTTTGAGTTCTCAGAGGGGGACACCGCCTCCGGCTATGACTCAGCAGGTGGTTCATTCCCCATGAGGGTCACCTACAGAGCAGGAG CTGGAATCGAGAATCCAGCCTTCATGCTGGACCAGGACCCCATGGCACCGATGCAGATCCCGCCATGGCTTGCAGAGGCCGAGCTCGACAGCAGCACAGTGGCTCCTTCGCAGAGAGCTCAGGTGAGGCTGCCGTGGACGCCCAGCAACCTGCGCCGCCTGGCTCCGCTTCGCACCAGCACTCACTCCACGGACTCCTTCATGCTGGCCGACACACCCGCCACACAGCAGAGGGGCGACAACGACCagctgccgccgccgccaccgccacCTTCTCACAAAGATGGTGACCACATGTAG